In the Methanococcus maripaludis genome, one interval contains:
- a CDS encoding class I SAM-dependent methyltransferase: MTTEKYQNSFPLPDESPEKIDKIMSDAYFGAQKFYLLKTALELKIFDYLSDPKTSEELSSILDLDPVLTELMLKSLYELGIISIASKNGETHYINTNGSDNYLKTDSKYSKAPSISASFNSMDRWVKLSEIMGSSKSEIMENVFFPEIIKRMANDAKCWELQKTVEYVSKFSEFKSAKKLLDIAGGHGLYGISLGMLNENLDAFVFDLPEVTVETKKFIEKYNAKNVDTVQGNFFTDEFGENYDVVFSSYNPGGKNPKVAEKVYRALNLGGIFVTKQAFPKLSSQSTSDNLNNMEWNFSSFNATGKGLVRYTFDTDLTFEEYVSYLEELGFEILETKPVYELIEFSEEMFPNNIIVAKKIK, translated from the coding sequence TTGACTACGGAAAAATATCAAAATTCATTTCCACTTCCCGATGAAAGCCCTGAAAAAATCGATAAAATAATGAGTGATGCGTATTTTGGAGCGCAGAAATTTTACTTACTAAAAACTGCACTCGAATTAAAAATATTCGATTATTTGTCTGATCCAAAAACCTCCGAAGAATTATCCTCAATTTTAGATCTAGATCCTGTTTTAACTGAATTGATGTTAAAATCACTTTATGAACTTGGAATTATTTCAATTGCTTCAAAAAATGGGGAAACTCACTACATTAATACAAATGGAAGTGATAATTACTTAAAAACAGATTCAAAATATTCAAAAGCCCCGTCAATTTCTGCTTCATTTAACAGTATGGATAGATGGGTAAAGTTATCCGAAATAATGGGCAGCTCTAAAAGCGAAATTATGGAAAATGTATTTTTCCCAGAAATTATTAAAAGAATGGCAAACGATGCCAAATGTTGGGAGCTTCAAAAAACTGTTGAATATGTATCCAAATTTTCAGAATTTAAATCTGCAAAAAAACTCCTCGATATTGCTGGAGGCCATGGGCTCTATGGAATAAGTCTTGGAATGCTAAATGAAAATTTAGATGCATTTGTTTTTGATTTACCTGAAGTTACAGTCGAAACCAAAAAATTCATAGAAAAATACAATGCTAAAAACGTTGATACCGTACAGGGAAATTTCTTTACAGATGAATTTGGAGAAAACTACGACGTAGTTTTTAGTTCGTATAATCCTGGCGGAAAAAATCCAAAAGTTGCTGAAAAAGTATATCGGGCCCTGAATTTAGGGGGAATATTCGTTACAAAACAGGCATTTCCAAAATTATCCTCGCAAAGTACGTCAGATAACTTAAATAACATGGAATGGAACTTTAGCAGTTTTAACGCTACCGGAAAAGGACTTGTAAGATATACATTTGATACAGACCTTACTTTTGAAGAGTATGTTTCATATCTTGAAGAGCTAGGATTTGAAATTCTCGAAACTAAACCGGTGTATGAATTAATCGAATTTAGCGAAGAAATGTTTCCAAACAACATTATTGTCGCAAAAAAAATTAAATAA
- a CDS encoding methyltransferase dimerization domain-containing protein — protein MTTKNYQNSFPLPDESPEKIDKIMSETYFGAQKFYLLTTALELKIFDYLTEAKTSEELSSILDLDPVLTELMLKSLYELGIISVASKNGKTHYINTTASDTYLKMDSTYSKSISISASFKSIGMWVNLSEMMKSSKQNVVENVFFPELIKIMANDCKVWELQKTVEYIYKFPEFKTAKKLLDIAGGHGLYAISLGMLNENLDGFVFDIPPVTFETKKFIEKYNAKNVNTIPGNLFTDNIGENYDVVFNSYNPGGKNPKVAEKIYNSLNMGGLYIIKQIYQKETHDVEDTLNNMEWNFNSFNGNGKGTLRYTFEQDLDFEGYLSHLETLGFEILETKSVSEISDFDEELTPSIITVAKKIK, from the coding sequence TTGACTACTAAAAACTATCAAAATTCATTCCCACTTCCCGATGAAAGCCCTGAAAAAATCGATAAAATAATGAGTGAAACATATTTTGGAGCCCAAAAATTCTACCTTTTAACAACTGCACTCGAATTAAAAATATTCGATTATTTGACTGAAGCAAAAACCTCTGAAGAATTATCCTCGATTTTAGATCTAGATCCTGTTTTAACCGAATTGATGTTAAAATCACTTTATGAACTTGGAATTATTTCAGTAGCTTCAAAAAATGGCAAAACCCACTACATCAATACAACTGCAAGTGATACTTATTTAAAAATGGATTCAACGTACTCAAAAAGCATTTCAATCTCCGCTTCATTTAAAAGTATTGGCATGTGGGTGAATTTATCCGAAATGATGAAGAGTTCTAAACAAAACGTTGTAGAAAACGTATTTTTCCCAGAACTAATTAAAATAATGGCAAATGACTGTAAAGTTTGGGAACTTCAAAAAACCGTAGAATATATCTACAAATTTCCAGAATTTAAAACTGCAAAAAAACTTCTCGATATTGCTGGAGGCCATGGGCTCTATGCAATAAGCCTTGGAATGCTAAATGAAAATTTAGATGGATTTGTTTTTGATATACCCCCAGTTACATTCGAAACCAAAAAATTCATAGAAAAATACAATGCTAAAAACGTTAACACGATACCGGGAAATCTCTTTACAGATAATATTGGAGAAAACTACGACGTAGTTTTTAATTCGTATAATCCTGGCGGAAAAAATCCAAAAGTTGCTGAAAAGATATATAATTCATTAAACATGGGAGGACTCTATATTATAAAACAGATATATCAAAAAGAAACTCATGATGTAGAAGATACCCTAAATAATATGGAATGGAACTTTAACAGCTTTAACGGCAATGGAAAAGGAACTTTAAGGTACACTTTTGAACAAGACCTTGATTTTGAAGGTTATCTCTCGCATTTAGAAACATTAGGATTTGAAATTCTCGAAACTAAGTCGGTTTCTGAAATATCCGATTTCGATGAAGAGTTAACTCCAAGTATAATTACAGTTGCTAAAAAAATTAAATAA